In Pangasianodon hypophthalmus isolate fPanHyp1 chromosome 29, fPanHyp1.pri, whole genome shotgun sequence, one genomic interval encodes:
- the hax1 gene encoding HCLS1-associated protein X-1 translates to MSVFDLFRGFFGVPGGRYPGGDRRDPFFDGLTHDDDDDDDEVEDRFHHDSMDRFDDVFRFGFSFGPNGMRIQEPQMFGQIFRDMEDIFAGLGHFGRDLPSIEAPPQEKPEDSNRRGGRSRNSLRDFMLKNPDDSASNSPSVAPRDVDPSSPGGPSVPRSPFHHRTPFSRFKDIWSDGPRQREDEKKEDGDLDSQVSSGGLDQILTPAPSQPKTRSFFQSVTVTKVVKPDGTVEERRTVRDGQGNEETTVIRSGGPGGQEGPHDEPASPTLGGPGPFSDMQDEFSMFSKFFGGFRR, encoded by the exons atgagTGTATTTGATCTTTTCCGCGGGTTTTTTGGGGTGCCAGGAGGCCGCTACCCTGGCGGTGACCGGAG GGATCCCTTCTTTGATGGGTTGacccatgatgatgatgatgatgatgatgaagtggAGGATAGATTTCATCACGATTCCATGGACAGGTTTGACGATGTGTTCAGATTTGGTTTCAGTTTTGGGCCAAATGGAATGCGCATCCAGGAGCCACAAATGTTTGGCCAAATATTCCGGGACATGGAGGACATATTTGCTGGTTTAGGCCACTTCGGTCGTG attTGCCCAGTATTGAGGCTCCACCTCAGGAGAAACCAGAGGACAGcaacaggagaggaggaagaagtAGGAACTCTCTCAGAGACTTCATGTTGAAGAACCCAGACGATTCTGCCTCTAATTCCCCTTCTGTAGCACCTAGAGACGTGGATCCTTCATCACCTGGTGGCCCAAGTGTACCCAGGAGCCCtttccatcacaggacaccattcTCCAGG tttaaGGACATTTGGAGTGATGGACCAAGACAAAGGGAGGAcgaaaaaaaagaggatggaG atctAGATTCTCAGGTGTCTTCAGGGGGACTGGACCAAATCTTAACGCCAGCTCCCTCACAGCCAAAAACACGATCCTTCTTTCAGTCTGTAACAGTTACCAAAGTGGTTAAGCCTGATGGG ACAGTAGAAGAGAGACGTACAGTCAGGGATGGACAGGGTAATGAAGAGACTACCGTGATCCGCTCAGGAGGCCCTGGTGGTCAGGAAGGTCCACATGATGAGCCTGCTTCTCCCACACTAG GTGGTCCCGGGCCTTTCTCTGACATGCAGGATgagttctccatgttctccaagTTCTTTGGTGGCTTCAGAAGGTGA
- the aqp10b gene encoding aquaporin-10b has protein sequence MDRVLKRCQISSRLVRECFAEFLGVYILILFGCGSVAQVTTSENSKGEYLSINLGFALITTFGIYISKGVSGAHLNPAVSLSLCFLGRFPWIRLPFYIFSQVFGAFLAAATVALQYYDAIIHYSGGHFTVSGPTATAGIFSTYPADYLSVWGGVVDQVIGTAALMVCVLALGDSRNVPAPPGLEPVLVGAVVMVIGVSMGSNSGYAINPARDIGPRVFTFIAGWGDEVFRAGAGWWWIPLVATCVGGLVGSLIYELLIAVHHPEPEVTKTVDNLQDLELEVSQKESEKPNQIKVMQ, from the exons ATGGACCGAGTATTAAAGAGATGCCAGATCAGCAGTCGCCTGGTTAGAGAATGTTTTGCTGAGTTTCTTGGAGTGTACATTTTAATA CTGTTTGGCTGCGGCTCAGTCGCTCAGGTCACCACTTCAGAAAACAGCAAAGGAGAATACTTGTCAATCAATCTTGGATTTGCTTTGATCACTACATTTGGAATCTATATTTCCAAAGGAGTATCAG GAGCTCACCTGAACCCCGCCGTGTCTCTCAGCCTATGTTTCCTGGGCAGGTTTCCCTGGATTCGGCTGCCATTCTACATCTTTTCACAGGTGTTCGGTGCCTTTCTGGCTGCAGCCACTGTTGCTTTGCAGTATTATG ATGCCATAATCCATTACAGTGGCGGGCACTTTACAGTGAGCGGTCCCACTGCCACAGCAGGAATATTCTCCACTTACCCTGCAGATTACCTGAGTGTATGGGGAGGAGTAGTAGACCAG GTGATTGGTACAGCGGCCctgatggtgtgtgttctgGCTCTGGGTGACAGCCGTAACGTTCCTGCCCCTCCTGGTCTAGAACCTGTGCTGGTGGGAGCAGTAGTTATGGTAATCGGCGTCTCCATGGGTTCAAACAGCGGTTATGCCATCAACCCTGCGCGAGATATTGGCCCTCGGGTCTTCACCTTTATTGCCGGCTGGGGCGATGAGGTGTTCAG AGCTGGAGCTGGGTGGTGGTGGATCCCTTTGGTGGCCACTTGTGTAGGTGGCCTTGTCGGCTCTTTGATTTATGAGCTGCTGATTGCTGTTCACCATCCTGAACCAGAAGTTACCAAGACCGTCGACAACCTGCAGGACCTGGAACTGGAAGTGTCACAGAAAGAGTCTGAAAAACCCAATCAGATCAAAGTGATGCAGTAG